The Nocardia sp. NBC_01503 sequence GCCTTGATCCGCTCCGCCTCGGTCGGGGTGCGACCGTTGGTGGGGTCGGCGGTGACGTCCCCGACGGTGAAGATTCCGAACTGCACGAGTCCTCCTCGGATCGAAAGGCCATGTTAGTGGATATGGCAACCAAATGAACCAGGAGCCCCGGCGGGTTATTCCACTAGGCTGGTCGATCGATGCGGAGACCACGATGAGCAGCGAAGTAGCGGATGAGAACGCCGTACCCGAATCGATCGAACCCCTCGGCGGGTCGATCGATTCCGATATCGATGTGCACTCCCCCGCACAGCGCCGCGAACTGCACGACCATCCGGTCACCGTACTCACCGTAATCGCCGTCGGCGGCGCGCTCGGTGCGCTCAGCCGCTACGGGCTGGCGCGGCTGTGGCCGACCCCGGCGGGCGGCTTCCCCTGGGCCACCTTCGCCACCAATGCGCTCGGCTGCTTCCTGATCGGCGTGCTCATGGTGACGATCACCGAGATCCGCCCGGTGCATCCATTGACGCGACCGTTCCTCGGCGTGGGCATTCTCGGCGGTTTCACCACCTTCTCCACCTATGCCAATGAGACGCGCGGACTGCTGCAACCGGACACGGTTCCACTGGCCTTCGCCTACCTGGCCGCGACCCTGCTGTGCGCACTGCTGGCCACCCTCGCGGCGGTCGCGCTCACCCGCGGCCTGCACGCGACGCTCCGCCGGGAGGCCGTGCGATGACCGCCCTACTCATCGCTCTCGGCGCGATGGTCGGCGCGCCACTGCGCTATCTCACCGATCGCGCGGTCCAGACCAAGCACGACAGCATCTTTCCGTGGGGCACCTTCACGGTGAATCTGATCGGCTGCCTGATCCTGGGCGGACTCACCGGGGCCGCGGTGTCCTCACCCGTCTACGCCCTCGCGGGCACCGGGTTCTGCGGCGCGCTCACCACATACAGCACCTTCAGTTTCGAAACCGTGCGGCTGACCGAGCAGCGCGCGTACCTGTACGCCGCCATGAATATCACCGTGAGCGTGATCGCGGGACTGGGCGCAACCCTGTTGAGTTACAGCGCTTTTCAGGCAATGTCCTGACCTTGGGACATCACCACTGTCTCAGTCAATTCTGTTGTGCGCCAAGCCTTTTGAGCGCGACACCTTAAATCAAAACCGCACCCCCGGCAATGGTGTGATGAATTGTTTTATGCCACAACGCGAACAAGGTGCGGGATAATCCCCGGCATGTAACCTACTGGTCAGTAGCATTACAAGGGCAGAGGGAAAAATCTTGGATCAGTCGGGTGTACCGGTAATCCGCCGGGCTACCGAGCACGACATAGCGGATATGGCACGGATCATCGCCAGGGCGTTCGCGTCCGATGATCCCATCGAGGAGTACGTCTTCCCAGACGTGGGGAATCGGCACCGCAGATCACCGCGCATGCTGCGCATCATGATTCGGTATCGCTTCCTGCCCGCGGGCGGCGCGGCGGTCTCCACGGTCGACGGCAAAATAGTGGGCGCACTGCTCTGGTATCCGGCGGGATATCGCAAATCACTGTGGCGCGAGGCGATTTCGGGACCGCTGCTGCTGTGGGCCATGGGCGCGGGGACCGCCCGGGGCATACATGTGGACGATGCCATCGCCGAGGTGCGGCCCGTACAGGGGCATCACTTCATGGTCTACCTGGGCGCGGACCCCACGGTGCAGCGTTCGGGAGTCGGCCGCTCACTGGTCAATTGGCTCGACGCCCTGGCCGATGAGCGCTCCGAGACCGTCGGCGGTATCTGCAAGGACGGCAATATGCCGTACTACGCCACCTTCGGCTATGAACTGGTTCGCCGGGTCCGTATCGGGAGTACCGGACCTGAGATGAACTTCGTTCTGCGGCAACCGGTTCCGGTGCCGTCGGAGTAATTCCGGCAACAGCCTTCTCGGGGGGGATCACACATGTCGATCTGAGTTTTGCCGAGGAGTCGTAGTGTCTGACATTGCCATTGTCGGAATCGGGTGCCGATACGCGGGAGGTATCGATTCACCGGAATCCTTCTGGGACTTCATCATCAACAAGGGTGACGGCGTCACCGAGATACCCGAACAGCGCTGGGACTACCGCCGCTACTACGATCCGGACCGCCGCACACCGGGCCGGATGTACACCAAACGCGCCGCCTTCATGACCGGCGATCCCTGGGCCTTCGATCCGGATTTCTTCGGCATCTCGCCGCGCGAGGCCGCCGCCATGGATCCGCAGCAGCGCCTGGTGCTCGAGGTCGCCTGGGAGGCGCTGGACGACGCCGGTATCGCCGGACAGATCTCCGGGGCCCCGATCGGGGTGTACGTCGGCGCGTTCACCCTGGATCAGCTCGCGGTCTCCGGTACCAGCACCGCACTGCCGTACGTCGATATGCACACCGCCGCGGGTGCGTCGTACACCATGCTGTCGAACCGAATCGCGTTCGCGCTCAATTTGGTCGGCCCCGCGCTCACCGTGGATACCGCGTGCTCCTCCTCGCTGGTCGCGCTGCATCTGGCCTGTCAGGGACTGGCCAACGGCGACTGCGCGGTCGCCATCGCCGGTGGCGTCACCATGCTCATGCAGCCCGAGGCCTTCGTCTCCATGTGCAAGGGCGGCTTCCTGGCCGCGGACGGCCGCAGCAAACCCTTCGATGCCGCGGCCGACGGGTACGGCCGCGGTGAGGGCTCGGGCATGGTCGTGCTCAAGCGGCTGGAAGACGCCGAGCGCGACGGGGATCGGGTCTACGCGGTCATCAAGGCCACCGGCTCCAATCAGGACGGGCGCACCTCGGCCATCACCGTGCCGAACGCGGATCTACAGGAGGCGCTGGCCAAATCGGTCTCGCGGCGCGCGGGGATAGCTCCGCACGAGATCACCTACGTGGAGGCGCACGGCACCGGCACCCCGGTCGGCGATCCACTCGAATTGCGGGCCATCGGACGGGCTTACGGGCAGGTCGAGGGGCGCACCGCACCCGTGGGCGTCGGCTCGGTGAAGGCGCAGCTCGGGCATACCGAGGCGGCCTCGGGTATCGCCAGCATCATCAAATCGGCGCTGGCCATCTCCAAGCGCACCATCGCCCCGCAGGGTTGGCTGGATACGCCGAATCCGGAGATTCCCTTCGCTGAGCTGGGTATCAAACTCCAGCTCGAGGCGGAGCCGGTCGGCCCCGAGGTCGAGCGAATGACCGTCGCGGTCAATGGTTTCGGATACGGCGGCACCAATGCGCATGCGATTCTTCAGGAGTACCTGCCCGCGGCCGGAATCGACCGGGAGCCACGGCATTACGGGGTGCTGCCGCTGTCCGCGCGCACCGATCAGGCCGCGCGTGAGCTGGCGCGCGGCTATGCCGAACTCATTGCCGAGGGCGCGAATCCGGGTCTGCTGGCCGAGGCCGCCTGGACCCGCCGTCAGCACCACCAGTTCCGCACCGGCCTGAGCTTCGGCGATGACACCGAACTGGTGCGCGCCCTGATCGAGTACGCCACCGGTGGCGGGCGCGCGGCCACCAAGGTGGTACCGCGCAAGATCGCCGAACCGGTCTTCGTCTTCACCGGCATGGGACCGCAATGGTGGGCCATGGGCCGCGAATTGCTGACCGCCGGTGGCACTTTCGCCGCCGAGGCGCAGCGCATCGACGACGGGTTCCAGCGCATCTCCGGCTGGTCGATCATCGAGGAGCTGCTGCGACCCGAGGAGGAGTCCCGGGTCACCACCACCGCGGTCGCGCAGCCCGCGAACTTCCTGGTGCAGGTGGCGCTCTTCGCCATGCTCGGCGAGCTGGGCATTCACCCGGCCGCCGTCGTCGGCCACAGTGTGGGTGAGGTGTCCGCGGCCTATGTCACCGGCATGCTGTCGCTGCACGATGCCCTGCTGGTCAGCTATCACCGCGCCCGGTTGCAGGCCACCACGGCGGGCTCCGGCGGGATGCTGGCCATCGGCCTACCGCCGGCCGCCGCAATGGAATTGATCGACGGAGACGACCTCGTCGATGTCGCGGCCGTCAACAGCCCGAGCGCGGTCACCCTCGCCGGATCCGAGGCGCGGCTGGACGAGATAGCCGAAAGTCTCACCGCACAGGGAGTCTTCGCGCGCAGACTACAGGTCGAAGTGCCTTATCACAGCTATCTGATGGAGCCGATCCTCGGCGAATTGCGCACGGCACTGGCCGATCTCACGCTGCACGATCCGACGCTGCCACTGCTGTCGACCGTCACCGGCCGCGAGGTGACCGCGGGCGATTGGGACGCCGAATACTGGTGCGCGAATGTGCGCCAACCGGTCCGCTTCGCCGATGCCATCACCGAATTCGTGGGCGCGGGCCATCGGGTATTCCTGGAGGTCGGACCGCATCCGGTGCTGGGTGCCAATATTCGCGAAATCCTCATCGGCGCGGGCGAAACCGGGACCTCCATCGGCACGCTGAACCGTAAGCAGGCCGATGCCGAGAGCATCCGCCAGACCATCGCCGGGCTGTACAGCGCGGGCGTGCTGGATACCGAGGCGCTGTTCGGGAATATCGTGACCCCGCATATCGACCTGCCGCGCTACCCGTGGCAGCGCACCCACCTGCGCCATGAGCTGCCGGTCTTCAAGCAGCTCCAGCATGGGACACCCGGCGTGTACGCCATGCTCGGGGATGCCGATATGGACAACTCCTCGACCTCATGGCGGATTCAGCTCAGTGTCGGGGCCATGCCGTGGTTGGACGACCATGTAGTCGGTGGAGCCCGAATCCTGCCGGGCGCGGCCTATTTGGACGCCGCGCTGAGTGCTGCCGCCCTGCGTACCGAGACCAACCGGGTCGCGGTCGAGGAGGTGCGGTTCATCTCGCCGCTGATCATCGACGACGGCACTTCGCCGACGCTCGAACTGCATGTGGAGGAGTCGACCCGCCGCTTCACCATTCGCTCGCGGGCCAATCCCGACGCGCTGTGGACGGTGCATTCGACCGGACGACTGGTCGAGGGAACGTTCGAATCCGCGAAGGTGGATCTGCCCGCCATCGACGAGATGCACGCCATCGATCCCGCCGCGTTCTATGCCGGATTGGCCACGCGCGGACTGCAATACGGTCCGGCCTTCCAGCGGGCCACCTCGGTACGCATCTCCGGATCGACGGTGCTGGCCACCCTGGACGGCACCGTGCCCGAGGCGCTCGATGGCGCGGGCGCCAAGGCACCCGGACATCTGGCGCATCCGTGCGTGGTCGATGCCGCACTACAGAGCGTGGCCGCACTGCTCGCGGGTACCGGTGGTCCGGAGGACGGGGCCATGGTGCCCGTCGGTGTCGCCGAAGTCCGTGCGTTCGAGGCGATTCCGGAGCAGGTGACCGTGGTCGCGCGGCTGGATGCCGCCGCGGATCCGGTCGCCGATATCGATCTGCTCGATCCCGAGGGCCGGGTGGTCATGCAGATCATCGGTATGCGGTTCGGCTCCATCGCACCGGGTCGCGGTGCGCTGCAACGCATGACGGAGTTCTTCTACGAGGACCGCTGGGATATGCGGGATCCGATCGATCGCGGTGCGCTGCCGGCGAGCGCGAATGCCTTCGCGCTGATCCTGGAGCTGGGCGTAGTGCCCGGCACGCGAGCGGCGCGGATCGCCGTGGCGGTCGGCGCGAGCGAGATCGTCACCCTCGGCGATCCGAACCGCGAGGACCTGGAATCCCTTGTCCTCGAACACCTCCGGCAGGCCACCGGCGAGTCGGTGGATCGGCTGCACGTCATCCTCGTGGCCGGAGACGAATACGAGGACCTCGACAACCTCTGGGCGCTACGTCGGATCGCCCTCACTGTCGATGAGTTCTTCGACAGCTGGCTGGAGCGGCGCGGGGTCGAGATTCCCATGACGGGTGACGGTTCGCTGCACGTCAGTGTGGTCACCGAACGCGCCTTCGCCCATCCGGAGGAGCAGGCCGCGCCCAATCCGGCGCATGCCGCGCTCGCCGGTGCCCGCCGGGTGCTGCTGAACGAGCAGCCGCGGCTGCGCTGGCGCCTGGTCGATATCGAATCCGAGGTCACCGCTGCCGATCTCGCCGCCGAACTCGCCATTCCCGGCGCGTTCAGCTACGACAACTCCGATGAGATCTTCCTGCGCAATGGCCTGCGCTGGGTACCCGTGGTCGAGGCCTCGCTGCCCGATCGCATCGAGGCCCTGGATCAGGCTGTCCCGCTGACCGATCCGGAGGCGAACTTCACCCTGGAGCTGCCCAAATCCCGGCTGCTGTCCAAGCTCGGCTGGCGGCGCTGCGACCGGCGCGAACCCGGCCCGGGCGAGGTCGAGGTGCGCATGCGCGCCGTCGGCCTGGGCTACAAGGATCCGCTCAAGGTGCTCGGGGTACTGAACGAGGAGGAGCTCGCGGGCACCTACTTCGGCGGCGTCCCGGGTATGGAGGGTGATGCCATCGTCACCCGAATCGGTTCGGATATCACCGATCTCGCGGTCGGCGATAAGGTCATGCTCTCGTCCAAGGGCATGATCAGCCGCTTCCACACCACCGACCGCACCCTGGTCAGTCCGGTCTCCCCCGATGCCGAACCCGGCTACTGCACCAGCGAGGTCGCCTTCGCCACCGCGGAGTACGCACTGTTGGAGCTGGCCCGGGTCGCCGCGGGTGATGTGGTGCTGGTGCACGGTGCGGCGGGCGGTGTCGGCACGGCCGCGGTACAGATCGCGAAACTGCACGGGGCCACCGTGATCGGCACCGCGAGCACCGGTGACCGGCGGGCCTACGCGCTCGGACAGGGTGCCGATCATGTCCTCGATTCACGCTCGCTGAACTTCGCCGATGACGTGCTCGGGCTCACCGGCGGACGCGGCGCGGATGTGGTGATCAGCACCGCGCCCGGGGAGATCCTGCGGCGAAACTTCAAGGCGGTGGCCGAGTTCGGGCGCATTGTGGAGATCGGCAAGGCCGATATCTACGGCGGCGGGGTACTGGATATGCGGTACTTCGACAAGAACGTCTCGTACCACTCCTTCGATCTGGATCGCATGCTGGCGCTGCGACGCACCCGGACCATCGAACTCATGGAGCGGGTGGAGGCCGCGCTGGCCGCGGGCCGATACCGGCGACTGCCGTTCGAACTGTACGAAACCGATGATGTGGCAAGGGCTTTCGAGGATGTGGCGCGCTCCACCCAGCTCGGCCGGATCGCGGTGAGCATGGCGGCGGCGGCTCCGCTGGTGCGGCCGCAGATTCCGCGGGTGCGCATCGATGCCTCGGCGCGATACCTGATCACCGGCGGGTTCGGCGCCTTCGGTCTGGCGATCGGGCGCTGGCTGGTGCGCTCGGGCGCGCGGCATCTCACCCTGCTGGGGCGCAATGGCGCGACCACCGAAGCGGCGCGCGATCAGCTGGCGGCCTGGGAACACGAGGGTATCGAGGTCGTCACCGAACGCGTCGACGTCACCGATGCCGAGGCGATGGCCGCGGTCATCGCCCGCGCCGATACCGCCGAGCTACCGTTGCGCGGTGTCGTCCACACCGCCGGAGTCGTTGACGACAAGCGCATTTCGCTCATGGACCGGGACAGCCTCGCCTCGGTGTACCGGCCCAAGATCGAGGGGGCGCGAGCGCTGCGATACGGGCTGGATCTGGCCGGAGCCGAGTTGGATCTGTTCGTCATGTTCTCCTCGGGCAGCTCCATCTTCGCCGGGATCGGCCAATACTCGTATACGGCAGCGAATCTCGCGCTCCAGTCGGTCGCCGATGTGGTGGTTCGCGAGGGCGGTACCGCGCTCGCGGTCGGCTGGGGTCATATGTCCGGCGGCGGTATGGCCGACGACGAGAATGTGGCGCGCTACCTGCGCACCACCGGATTCGACTCGATCGATATGGACGAGGGCACCGAATTCCTGGAGAAGGCACTGGAACTCGGCATCCACCATCAGGTGGCGATCATTCCGGTGGACTGGGGCAAGGTCGCCTCGAGCGTGCCGTTCTTCAGCATGGTCGGGCGGGTGGAGGAGCAGATCGCGGCGGCGGCCGAGGACGATTCCGCCGCATCGCATCTGGTGGCCGCACTGCGGGCACTGGACGCACAGAAGCGCGGTGATGTGGTGGCGCATATGCTCGCCGAACAGCTCGCTGTGGTCATGGGCGTCGACCCGGACTCCATCGATCTGACCGTCCCGGTGCCCGATCTCGGCCTGGATTCGCTGATGGCGGTGGAATTCGGCGCGCTGGTGGGCAAATCGCTCGGCATCGATCTGACCGCGCTCAAGATGGGCCGCACTTTCACCCTCGAACAGGCGGGCGCCCGCGCCGCCGAATTCCTCATCGGCGCACCCGCCGCCGATCCGACACCGGCGCCCGCATCGGCACCGGCAGCCCAGGAGGTGACAGCATGACCGAATCCGCACGCGAGCTCGCCCGGAAACTCCTGGCGGGCAATGGAAACGGCGCCGATATATCCGGCGTCGGCAATCGCGGTGGCGTTGCGACCGCTCCGCGCCCGGCGGCTACGGCTGCCCGGCTCACCCCGAACGCACCGGCGGCCCGGCCGGTGCGCGGACCCGGTAGGCAATTCGCCGACCATCCGGAGGTGGCGGCGACGGTGGCCAAACAGGCGGCCATCGCGGCCATCAGCGCGCAGTCGGGGCTGGTGAATCCGCTGTTCCTACCGCGAACCAGCCCGAACGACACGGTGATTCACGCCAATGACACCGATCTGGTCAACTTCAGCGCCTACAACTATCTGGGGCTGTCGAGTCATCCGCGGGTGATCGCGGCGGCCAAGGACGCCCTCGATCAGTACGGCGCCTCGGCCTCGGCCAGTCGGATCGTCTCCGGTGAGATTCCGCTCTACGGCCAATTGGAGCGGCGGCTCGCCG is a genomic window containing:
- a CDS encoding type I polyketide synthase yields the protein MSDIAIVGIGCRYAGGIDSPESFWDFIINKGDGVTEIPEQRWDYRRYYDPDRRTPGRMYTKRAAFMTGDPWAFDPDFFGISPREAAAMDPQQRLVLEVAWEALDDAGIAGQISGAPIGVYVGAFTLDQLAVSGTSTALPYVDMHTAAGASYTMLSNRIAFALNLVGPALTVDTACSSSLVALHLACQGLANGDCAVAIAGGVTMLMQPEAFVSMCKGGFLAADGRSKPFDAAADGYGRGEGSGMVVLKRLEDAERDGDRVYAVIKATGSNQDGRTSAITVPNADLQEALAKSVSRRAGIAPHEITYVEAHGTGTPVGDPLELRAIGRAYGQVEGRTAPVGVGSVKAQLGHTEAASGIASIIKSALAISKRTIAPQGWLDTPNPEIPFAELGIKLQLEAEPVGPEVERMTVAVNGFGYGGTNAHAILQEYLPAAGIDREPRHYGVLPLSARTDQAARELARGYAELIAEGANPGLLAEAAWTRRQHHQFRTGLSFGDDTELVRALIEYATGGGRAATKVVPRKIAEPVFVFTGMGPQWWAMGRELLTAGGTFAAEAQRIDDGFQRISGWSIIEELLRPEEESRVTTTAVAQPANFLVQVALFAMLGELGIHPAAVVGHSVGEVSAAYVTGMLSLHDALLVSYHRARLQATTAGSGGMLAIGLPPAAAMELIDGDDLVDVAAVNSPSAVTLAGSEARLDEIAESLTAQGVFARRLQVEVPYHSYLMEPILGELRTALADLTLHDPTLPLLSTVTGREVTAGDWDAEYWCANVRQPVRFADAITEFVGAGHRVFLEVGPHPVLGANIREILIGAGETGTSIGTLNRKQADAESIRQTIAGLYSAGVLDTEALFGNIVTPHIDLPRYPWQRTHLRHELPVFKQLQHGTPGVYAMLGDADMDNSSTSWRIQLSVGAMPWLDDHVVGGARILPGAAYLDAALSAAALRTETNRVAVEEVRFISPLIIDDGTSPTLELHVEESTRRFTIRSRANPDALWTVHSTGRLVEGTFESAKVDLPAIDEMHAIDPAAFYAGLATRGLQYGPAFQRATSVRISGSTVLATLDGTVPEALDGAGAKAPGHLAHPCVVDAALQSVAALLAGTGGPEDGAMVPVGVAEVRAFEAIPEQVTVVARLDAAADPVADIDLLDPEGRVVMQIIGMRFGSIAPGRGALQRMTEFFYEDRWDMRDPIDRGALPASANAFALILELGVVPGTRAARIAVAVGASEIVTLGDPNREDLESLVLEHLRQATGESVDRLHVILVAGDEYEDLDNLWALRRIALTVDEFFDSWLERRGVEIPMTGDGSLHVSVVTERAFAHPEEQAAPNPAHAALAGARRVLLNEQPRLRWRLVDIESEVTAADLAAELAIPGAFSYDNSDEIFLRNGLRWVPVVEASLPDRIEALDQAVPLTDPEANFTLELPKSRLLSKLGWRRCDRREPGPGEVEVRMRAVGLGYKDPLKVLGVLNEEELAGTYFGGVPGMEGDAIVTRIGSDITDLAVGDKVMLSSKGMISRFHTTDRTLVSPVSPDAEPGYCTSEVAFATAEYALLELARVAAGDVVLVHGAAGGVGTAAVQIAKLHGATVIGTASTGDRRAYALGQGADHVLDSRSLNFADDVLGLTGGRGADVVISTAPGEILRRNFKAVAEFGRIVEIGKADIYGGGVLDMRYFDKNVSYHSFDLDRMLALRRTRTIELMERVEAALAAGRYRRLPFELYETDDVARAFEDVARSTQLGRIAVSMAAAAPLVRPQIPRVRIDASARYLITGGFGAFGLAIGRWLVRSGARHLTLLGRNGATTEAARDQLAAWEHEGIEVVTERVDVTDAEAMAAVIARADTAELPLRGVVHTAGVVDDKRISLMDRDSLASVYRPKIEGARALRYGLDLAGAELDLFVMFSSGSSIFAGIGQYSYTAANLALQSVADVVVREGGTALAVGWGHMSGGGMADDENVARYLRTTGFDSIDMDEGTEFLEKALELGIHHQVAIIPVDWGKVASSVPFFSMVGRVEEQIAAAAEDDSAASHLVAALRALDAQKRGDVVAHMLAEQLAVVMGVDPDSIDLTVPVPDLGLDSLMAVEFGALVGKSLGIDLTALKMGRTFTLEQAGARAAEFLIGAPAADPTPAPASAPAAQEVTA
- the crcB gene encoding fluoride efflux transporter CrcB, encoding MTALLIALGAMVGAPLRYLTDRAVQTKHDSIFPWGTFTVNLIGCLILGGLTGAAVSSPVYALAGTGFCGALTTYSTFSFETVRLTEQRAYLYAAMNITVSVIAGLGATLLSYSAFQAMS
- a CDS encoding FluC/FEX family fluoride channel; this translates as MSSEVADENAVPESIEPLGGSIDSDIDVHSPAQRRELHDHPVTVLTVIAVGGALGALSRYGLARLWPTPAGGFPWATFATNALGCFLIGVLMVTITEIRPVHPLTRPFLGVGILGGFTTFSTYANETRGLLQPDTVPLAFAYLAATLLCALLATLAAVALTRGLHATLRREAVR
- a CDS encoding GNAT family N-acetyltransferase encodes the protein MDQSGVPVIRRATEHDIADMARIIARAFASDDPIEEYVFPDVGNRHRRSPRMLRIMIRYRFLPAGGAAVSTVDGKIVGALLWYPAGYRKSLWREAISGPLLLWAMGAGTARGIHVDDAIAEVRPVQGHHFMVYLGADPTVQRSGVGRSLVNWLDALADERSETVGGICKDGNMPYYATFGYELVRRVRIGSTGPEMNFVLRQPVPVPSE